A part of Desulfofundulus salinus genomic DNA contains:
- a CDS encoding CoB--CoM heterodisulfide reductase iron-sulfur subunit A family protein, whose product MGNKSILVVGGGISGLTAAIEASEVGYEVFIIEKNPYLGGRVAQMNQYFPKLCPPNCGLEINFRRIKGNPKIRFLTLAEVTGVSGQEGDFEVKVKIHPRYVNENCTACGKCVEVCPEERKNTFNYGLDKTRAIYLPHLFAFPMKYVIDAGACSRCNKCAEVCPVNAVDLNMEPKEMTLRVGAIIWATGWNPYDASSIGYYGFGQYENVITNVMLERLAASNGPTQGRILRPSDGKPVERVAFVQCAGSRDENHLPYCSGICCLASLKQATYIIDQNPNAQVYIYFIDIRALGKFEDFYVKVKDNPNIHLVKGKAGDITEDPATRDLTVVVEDQETQKLMKEKFDLVVLATGMAPATREAKAPADLVYDENGFAVGGAPGIYSAGCVSKPMDVASCVEDATAAALKAIQSTVGR is encoded by the coding sequence ATGGGTAATAAGAGCATCCTGGTGGTTGGAGGGGGAATAAGCGGGTTAACTGCTGCTATTGAGGCTTCAGAGGTTGGCTATGAAGTCTTTATTATTGAGAAAAACCCTTACCTTGGCGGCAGGGTAGCCCAGATGAATCAATATTTTCCCAAGCTTTGCCCCCCGAACTGCGGTTTAGAGATCAATTTCCGCAGGATTAAAGGTAATCCCAAGATACGCTTCCTTACCCTGGCTGAAGTTACAGGAGTTTCCGGTCAGGAAGGGGATTTCGAAGTTAAGGTAAAAATCCACCCCCGTTATGTCAATGAGAATTGCACCGCCTGCGGCAAGTGTGTAGAGGTATGTCCGGAGGAAAGAAAGAATACCTTCAACTACGGTCTGGACAAAACCAGGGCCATTTATTTGCCACACCTTTTTGCCTTCCCAATGAAGTATGTTATTGATGCAGGGGCCTGCTCGAGATGCAATAAGTGTGCCGAGGTATGTCCGGTTAATGCCGTCGATTTGAATATGGAGCCCAAGGAGATGACTTTGAGGGTTGGTGCCATTATCTGGGCTACCGGCTGGAACCCCTATGATGCCTCCAGCATTGGATATTACGGCTTTGGCCAGTATGAAAATGTCATTACCAACGTGATGCTGGAAAGGCTGGCCGCTTCCAATGGTCCCACCCAGGGCAGGATCCTGCGCCCCTCCGACGGCAAGCCGGTGGAAAGGGTGGCTTTTGTGCAGTGCGCCGGTTCCCGGGATGAAAATCACCTGCCCTATTGTTCCGGTATTTGCTGCCTCGCATCTTTAAAGCAGGCTACCTATATCATCGATCAAAACCCAAATGCTCAAGTTTACATTTATTTCATTGATATCCGGGCGCTGGGTAAGTTTGAGGACTTTTACGTGAAAGTAAAAGATAATCCGAATATTCATTTAGTTAAAGGAAAAGCCGGCGACATCACCGAAGATCCGGCAACCAGGGATTTGACTGTGGTGGTGGAAGACCAGGAGACCCAGAAGTTAATGAAAGAGAAATTCGACCTGGTTGTTCTGGCGACCGGAATGGCGCCGGCGACAAGAGAGGCCAAAGCACCTGCGGATTTAGTTTACGATGAGAATGGCTTTGCGGTCGGTGGCGCACCTGGTATATATAGTGCCGGCTGTGTGAGCAAACCGATGGATGTTGCTTCCTGTGTCGAGGATGCGACCGCCGCTGCCCTCAAGGCTATTCAATCGACGGTGGGGAGGTAA
- the aprA gene encoding adenylyl-sulfate reductase subunit alpha codes for MANFETVEVSTDLLIIGGGMSACGAAVEAAYWAKKHGLKVTLVDKAAMDRSGAVAMGLSAINLYIGQAAGDNTVEDYVRYVRQDLMGITREDLVYSIARHVDSTVHLFEKWGLPIWKDENGKYVHEGRWQIMINGESYKIIVAEAAKNALNALGPDNIYERVFIVEPLMDGDRCVGAVGFSVRENKFYVFKAKAVLVGMGGAVHVFRPRSTGEGLGRSWYPPFNTGSSAYFTLKAGAEMTCQEVRFIPVRFKDAYGPVGAWFLLFKSVATNALGEDYMKTHPDVLEQYAPYGLTKPIPANLRNHLGLIDERAGKGPIYMRTEEAIQRLAQEMPDEKQRKKKLKELEAEAWEDFLDMTISQALLWAATNTFPEEKPSEIAACEPYFIGSHSGASGAWVSGPEDIAPAEYQWGYTNMSTVKGLFCAGDASGASSHKFSSGSFTEGRIAAKSAIRFIVENNEEPKVDAAQVEELKARILKPLDTFEQYKGMTTDPDVNPNYIRPKQFMFRLQKLMDEYAGGVSKSFTTNKYLLEKGLELLEMLKEDSEKLAAENLHELMRCWENVHRMWQAEAHIRSVLFREETRWPGYYIRADFPNLDEENWKCFVNCRWDRNTGQWEVFKRPVISIID; via the coding sequence ATGGCAAATTTTGAAACTGTAGAAGTCAGTACTGATCTATTGATTATTGGTGGTGGTATGTCGGCTTGCGGTGCCGCCGTAGAAGCCGCCTACTGGGCCAAGAAGCACGGCCTCAAAGTCACCCTGGTGGATAAGGCCGCTATGGACCGCAGTGGTGCCGTAGCCATGGGTCTGTCCGCTATTAACCTCTACATCGGCCAGGCTGCCGGCGACAACACCGTTGAGGACTACGTCCGTTATGTCAGACAGGACCTCATGGGTATCACCAGGGAGGACCTGGTTTACAGCATCGCCCGCCACGTTGACTCCACCGTGCACTTGTTTGAAAAGTGGGGCCTGCCCATCTGGAAAGACGAGAACGGCAAGTACGTCCATGAAGGCCGCTGGCAGATTATGATCAACGGTGAATCCTACAAGATCATCGTTGCGGAAGCCGCGAAGAACGCCCTGAATGCTCTCGGTCCCGACAATATCTACGAGCGCGTGTTCATCGTGGAGCCCCTGATGGATGGCGACCGCTGTGTTGGTGCCGTTGGCTTCAGCGTCCGCGAGAACAAATTCTATGTCTTTAAGGCAAAGGCCGTCCTGGTGGGCATGGGTGGCGCCGTGCACGTATTCCGGCCCCGTTCCACCGGCGAGGGTCTCGGCCGCTCCTGGTATCCTCCCTTCAACACCGGTTCCAGCGCATACTTCACCCTGAAGGCCGGCGCCGAAATGACCTGCCAGGAAGTAAGATTTATCCCTGTGCGCTTCAAGGATGCCTACGGCCCGGTGGGTGCCTGGTTCCTGCTCTTCAAGTCCGTGGCTACCAACGCCCTGGGCGAGGACTACATGAAGACCCACCCGGATGTGCTTGAGCAGTATGCTCCTTACGGTCTGACCAAGCCCATCCCGGCCAACCTGCGGAACCACCTGGGTCTCATTGACGAAAGAGCCGGCAAGGGGCCCATCTACATGAGAACTGAGGAAGCCATTCAGCGCCTGGCTCAGGAAATGCCCGACGAGAAGCAGCGCAAGAAGAAGCTTAAGGAATTGGAAGCCGAAGCTTGGGAAGATTTCCTCGACATGACCATTTCCCAGGCCCTGCTGTGGGCGGCTACCAACACCTTCCCCGAGGAAAAGCCTTCTGAGATTGCCGCCTGCGAGCCCTACTTCATCGGTTCGCACTCCGGTGCTTCCGGCGCCTGGGTCAGCGGTCCCGAGGACATTGCTCCGGCTGAGTATCAGTGGGGCTACACCAACATGTCCACTGTCAAGGGTCTGTTCTGTGCCGGCGACGCTTCCGGTGCTTCCAGTCACAAGTTCTCCTCCGGTTCCTTCACTGAGGGGCGGATTGCAGCCAAGTCTGCCATCCGGTTCATCGTGGAGAACAACGAGGAGCCCAAGGTGGACGCGGCTCAAGTTGAAGAACTGAAGGCCAGGATCTTGAAGCCGCTGGACACCTTCGAGCAGTACAAGGGCATGACCACCGACCCGGATGTGAACCCCAACTACATCCGTCCGAAGCAGTTCATGTTCCGCCTGCAGAAGCTCATGGACGAGTATGCCGGCGGTGTATCCAAGTCCTTCACCACCAACAAGTACCTGCTCGAAAAGGGCCTGGAGCTATTGGAAATGTTGAAGGAGGACTCGGAAAAACTGGCTGCCGAGAACCTGCATGAACTGATGCGGTGCTGGGAGAACGTCCACAGGATGTGGCAGGCCGAGGCCCACATCAGGAGCGTGCTGTTCCGCGAAGAAACCAGGTGGCCCGGCTACTACATCAGGGCGGACTTCCCGAACCTGGACGAAGAGAACTGGAAGTGTTTCGTCAACTGCCGTTGGGATCGTAACACCGGGCAGTGGGAAGTCTTCAAGCGGCCCGTCATCTCCATCATTGATTAA
- the aprB gene encoding adenylyl-sulfate reductase subunit beta: MPSYVIAEKCDGCKGQDKTACMYICPNDLMVLDKERMKAYNRDPQMCWECLCCVKICPQQAMDVRGYADFVPMGASTIPLRGSEDIMWTIKFRNGTIKRFKFPIRTTPEGSIVPDAGFETGTDDLKSYVLFTEPGSLGCEVPTLKK; the protein is encoded by the coding sequence ATGCCAAGTTATGTAATCGCTGAAAAATGTGACGGCTGCAAAGGGCAGGACAAAACTGCATGCATGTACATTTGTCCTAATGACCTGATGGTTCTGGATAAAGAAAGAATGAAGGCGTACAACCGGGATCCTCAAATGTGCTGGGAATGCCTTTGCTGCGTGAAGATTTGCCCGCAGCAGGCCATGGACGTAAGGGGATACGCCGACTTTGTTCCCATGGGTGCCAGCACCATTCCTTTAAGAGGTTCGGAAGACATTATGTGGACCATCAAGTTCCGGAACGGCACCATTAAGCGCTTCAAGTTCCCAATCCGGACCACGCCGGAAGGCTCCATCGTACCCGATGCTGGCTTCGAAACCGGCACTGACGACCTGAAGAGCTATGTGCTGTTTACTGAACCCGGTTCCCTGGGCTGCGAAGTTCCGACCCTGAAGAAATAA
- a CDS encoding DUF6955 family protein — MSITINIWINEERYEKLQKAGLANMAEEALAGLKVIKVPCTEEQKDKVLKVFPTAKYDSATTKSIELLPREVKDKIFDLVVEKQSIDVMDDFLKNY; from the coding sequence ATGTCCATTACCATTAATATCTGGATCAACGAGGAGAGGTATGAGAAGCTACAAAAAGCCGGTCTGGCCAACATGGCGGAAGAGGCACTGGCTGGCTTGAAGGTAATTAAGGTCCCCTGCACCGAGGAGCAAAAGGATAAAGTGTTAAAAGTCTTCCCCACGGCTAAATACGACTCTGCCACCACCAAGAGCATCGAATTGTTACCCAGAGAAGTAAAAGACAAGATCTTTGACCTGGTGGTTGAAAAGCAAAGCATAGACGTAATGGATGATTTCCTTAAAAACTATTAA
- the sat gene encoding sulfate adenylyltransferase, whose product MTYIGHGGKEIVERVLEPEKAAEAIKGLTPVPIRGQIAREIIDISYGFFTPLEGFMTRADVEGVCNEMKLANGVLWPIPIVFDISTEEINEKGIKEGDKLLLTYQDKPMAILEVEEIFTYDKQEMAQKVYGTTEEKHPGVARTYNYKDKFIGGKITLVNPPKINPPFDEFFFTPKQLRQKFAEKGWQRIVAHQTRNVPHTGHEWLMKGAWLSTHGELPVEKTLTGVLVNAIIGEKRKGDYIDEAIVLCHDVLRKAGYFREDVHLTSITLWDMRYAGPKEAVFHAILRSNLGLTHHMFGRDHAGVGTYYDPYDAHRIFDQFPEGALNIKPVRVLAWWYCPICGEVTYSGLCGHKEHSQNFSGTLIRSIIQDGVKPPRLIFRPEVFDLIMECAEKYGFGSAFVTDKYLQERNPVFSLPDMKY is encoded by the coding sequence ATGACCTATATTGGCCATGGCGGCAAAGAAATTGTGGAAAGGGTTTTAGAACCTGAAAAAGCTGCTGAGGCAATTAAAGGTTTAACTCCGGTACCTATCCGTGGGCAAATAGCCAGGGAAATCATAGATATTTCTTACGGATTTTTCACGCCCCTGGAAGGATTTATGACCAGAGCAGACGTGGAAGGCGTTTGCAATGAAATGAAGCTCGCCAATGGTGTGCTGTGGCCTATCCCCATTGTTTTCGATATTTCCACCGAAGAAATCAACGAAAAAGGCATTAAAGAAGGCGATAAGCTGCTGTTAACCTACCAGGATAAGCCGATGGCCATCCTTGAAGTAGAAGAGATCTTCACCTATGACAAGCAAGAGATGGCTCAGAAGGTCTACGGCACTACGGAAGAAAAACACCCCGGTGTAGCCAGGACTTATAACTACAAGGATAAGTTTATCGGTGGAAAAATCACCCTTGTCAACCCGCCCAAGATTAACCCTCCTTTTGACGAATTCTTCTTCACTCCGAAACAGCTGAGGCAGAAGTTTGCCGAAAAAGGCTGGCAGAGAATCGTAGCCCATCAAACCAGAAACGTACCCCACACCGGACACGAGTGGCTCATGAAGGGCGCCTGGTTGTCTACTCACGGTGAACTGCCCGTGGAGAAGACCCTTACCGGCGTGCTGGTCAATGCCATTATCGGCGAGAAAAGAAAAGGCGACTACATCGATGAGGCCATCGTTTTGTGCCATGATGTATTGCGCAAAGCGGGCTACTTCAGGGAAGACGTACATTTGACCTCCATTACCCTCTGGGATATGCGCTATGCTGGTCCCAAAGAGGCCGTTTTCCACGCCATTTTGAGATCCAACCTCGGTTTGACCCACCACATGTTTGGCCGGGACCATGCCGGAGTGGGTACCTATTATGACCCGTACGATGCCCACAGAATATTTGACCAGTTCCCCGAAGGTGCATTGAACATTAAGCCAGTCCGTGTGCTTGCCTGGTGGTACTGCCCCATTTGCGGTGAGGTAACCTATTCCGGGCTGTGTGGCCACAAGGAGCACAGTCAAAACTTCAGCGGCACTTTGATCAGGAGCATCATCCAGGATGGTGTAAAGCCACCTCGCCTGATCTTCAGACCCGAAGTATTCGACCTCATCATGGAATGCGCAGAAAAGTACGGCTTTGGTTCTGCTTTTGTCACAGACAAGTATTTGCAGGAGCGGAACCCCGTCTTTAGTCTTCCCGACATGAAGTACTAG
- the speB gene encoding agmatinase, producing MLTEGLEKSGAFMGSTDDYKRASVVILGAPLDLTVSFRPGTRFAPAQIRQVSVGLEEYSPALERDLVDYAYYDAGDIVLPPGRVQESLGRIGATVAAILADGKFPLLLGGEHLVTLPVVEALSRCYPDLAVVHLDAHADLREEYLNERLSHATVMRRVVEVLGGGNVFQFGIRSGTREEFSYGRATTHFFPGEILRPLAQVCGQLKGRPLYLTLDIDVLDPAYAPGTGTPEPGGSTPQEVFQALYLLADCRVVGMDLVEVCPAYDPTERTSLLAAKLVREAILCFGRGK from the coding sequence ATGCTTACGGAAGGGCTGGAGAAGAGCGGTGCATTTATGGGGAGTACCGATGACTACAAGCGTGCCTCTGTAGTTATTCTGGGTGCTCCCCTGGATTTAACGGTGAGCTTCCGTCCGGGGACCCGTTTTGCCCCGGCCCAAATCCGCCAGGTGAGTGTGGGACTGGAAGAGTACAGCCCCGCCCTGGAGCGGGACCTGGTTGATTATGCTTACTATGATGCGGGAGATATTGTTCTGCCCCCTGGGCGGGTTCAAGAAAGCCTTGGGCGCATCGGTGCCACGGTGGCCGCTATCCTGGCCGACGGCAAGTTTCCCCTTTTGCTCGGGGGGGAGCACCTGGTTACCCTGCCGGTGGTGGAAGCCCTGTCTCGTTGTTATCCTGACCTGGCAGTGGTGCACTTAGATGCCCACGCGGATCTCCGCGAGGAATATTTAAATGAAAGACTTTCCCACGCTACCGTGATGCGCCGGGTGGTGGAGGTGCTCGGGGGGGGGAATGTTTTTCAATTTGGCATCCGTTCCGGAACCCGGGAGGAATTTTCCTACGGCCGGGCCACCACCCATTTCTTTCCCGGAGAAATCCTGCGACCTCTAGCTCAAGTTTGCGGTCAGCTCAAAGGCCGGCCGCTTTATCTTACCCTGGACATAGATGTCCTGGATCCGGCCTATGCCCCGGGGACGGGTACGCCGGAGCCAGGGGGGTCTACGCCCCAGGAGGTCTTCCAGGCCCTCTACCTGCTGGCTGACTGCCGGGTGGTGGGTATGGATCTGGTAGAAGTTTGCCCGGCTTATGACCCTACGGAGCGCACATCCTTGTTGGCGGCCAAACTCGTCCGGGAAGCTATTTTATGTTTTGGGCGGGGGAAGTGA
- the speE gene encoding polyamine aminopropyltransferase, which produces MNCWFTELQTDHLKLSCRVKKVLCEEKTPFQHLAVYDTVQFGRMLALDDVIQTTVKDEFVYHEMITHVGLNTHPNPRRVLVIGGGDGGSIREILKHSSVEQATLVEIDERVIAAAREYLPEISCALDDPRVRVIVDDGIKHVKENRNTYDMIIVDSTDPVGPAEGLFGKAFYQDVHDALTEDGLFVAQTESPFFNQDIISRVFRDIRSIFPITRLFLACVPTYPGGLWSFTMGSKKYDPRQVNVLELPDLKTRYYSPAIHRAAFELPPFVAELVEQG; this is translated from the coding sequence ATGAACTGCTGGTTTACAGAATTGCAGACCGACCACCTGAAACTGAGTTGCCGGGTGAAAAAGGTATTGTGCGAAGAAAAAACGCCTTTCCAGCACCTGGCCGTTTATGACACGGTCCAATTTGGGCGCATGCTGGCTTTGGATGATGTCATCCAGACTACCGTGAAGGATGAGTTTGTCTATCATGAAATGATCACCCACGTGGGCCTGAACACCCATCCCAACCCCCGCCGGGTGCTGGTCATTGGTGGAGGAGACGGCGGTTCCATCAGGGAAATCCTCAAGCATTCTTCGGTGGAGCAGGCCACCCTGGTGGAGATTGATGAACGGGTGATTGCCGCAGCCAGGGAGTACCTGCCGGAAATCAGCTGTGCCCTGGATGACCCCCGGGTGCGGGTTATTGTGGACGACGGCATCAAGCATGTGAAGGAAAACCGTAACACCTATGATATGATTATTGTGGATTCCACCGACCCCGTGGGTCCCGCGGAAGGCCTTTTTGGGAAGGCTTTTTACCAGGATGTCCATGATGCACTGACTGAAGACGGCCTGTTTGTTGCCCAAACCGAATCTCCCTTTTTCAATCAGGACATCATCTCCCGTGTATTCAGGGATATCCGGAGCATTTTTCCCATCACCAGGCTGTTTTTAGCCTGTGTTCCCACTTACCCCGGTGGTTTGTGGAGCTTTACCATGGGCAGTAAGAAGTACGACCCCCGGCAGGTAAATGTGCTGGAGTTACCCGATTTGAAAACCAGGTATTATAGCCCGGCCATCCACCGGGCGGCCTTTGAGTTGCCTCCCTTTGTGGCGGAGCTGGTTGAACAAGGTTAA
- a CDS encoding pyruvoyl-dependent arginine decarboxylase, with protein MLPTPKKFFLTAASAEGHSELTAFDNALLAGRIGNINLVRVSSILPPGAEYDPELSIPPGSLVPTAYGYIISDVPGELIAAAVGIGFSEDTFGVIMEFAGKCSQKEAEARIEAMLREAFASRGMKLVDMKIAATEHRVEKIGCALAAVPLWY; from the coding sequence GTGTTGCCCACCCCAAAAAAATTTTTTCTCACCGCTGCCAGCGCCGAGGGGCACAGCGAATTGACGGCATTTGACAACGCCCTTCTGGCCGGCCGCATCGGAAATATCAATCTGGTTCGGGTTAGCAGTATTCTGCCTCCCGGTGCAGAGTACGACCCCGAATTGTCAATTCCTCCCGGCTCTCTGGTGCCCACCGCTTACGGCTACATCATCAGCGATGTGCCGGGAGAGTTGATTGCCGCGGCCGTGGGCATAGGCTTTTCAGAGGATACCTTTGGCGTGATCATGGAGTTTGCGGGTAAATGCTCGCAAAAGGAAGCCGAAGCGCGCATTGAGGCCATGTTGCGGGAAGCCTTTGCCTCCCGGGGCATGAAACTGGTGGACATGAAGATTGCGGCCACCGAGCACCGGGTGGAAAAAATCGGTTGCGCCCTGGCAGCCGTACCGCTGTGGTATTAA
- a CDS encoding DUF1269 domain-containing protein yields MAKTVLGTFSAKESAERAVAELRSRGFDREISMVAKEDVARGERRADAGPMMGGDPVVDGTATGGVLGGLAGLVAGAGALAIPGIGPIVAAGPIAGLLSGAATGGIAGGLIDWGIPAERGRYYEEKVKQGNILVSVRCDDNKANDAAAVLRQFGGQDVETH; encoded by the coding sequence ATGGCAAAAACAGTACTGGGAACTTTTAGTGCGAAGGAATCGGCGGAAAGAGCGGTTGCGGAGCTGCGTTCCAGAGGTTTTGACCGTGAAATTTCCATGGTGGCCAAAGAGGATGTAGCCCGCGGGGAACGCCGGGCCGACGCCGGGCCAATGATGGGCGGCGACCCGGTTGTTGATGGGACAGCTACCGGAGGGGTGCTGGGTGGCCTGGCCGGCCTGGTGGCCGGTGCCGGAGCCCTGGCTATCCCCGGCATTGGACCAATAGTAGCCGCCGGCCCCATTGCGGGATTGCTCTCCGGCGCTGCTACCGGGGGAATTGCCGGAGGATTGATCGACTGGGGCATCCCGGCAGAACGGGGACGCTACTACGAAGAAAAGGTCAAACAAGGCAACATCCTGGTTTCCGTGCGGTGCGATGATAACAAAGCCAATGACGCAGCCGCGGTTTTGCGCCAGTTTGGCGGCCAGGACGTGGAAACCCACTAG
- a CDS encoding TIM barrel protein, which yields MGIRFGPAGNPPSFQAQGYKSSLDMPAWLRAQGLNAYEYQCVRGVHIGETTARKLGEVARENGVFLSIHAPYYITLGTTDPVFREKTKMHLLKSIQAARWMGASPVVFHPGTGGGKDRVGAMARARELLLEILAVAEDMGLGNIRVAPETAGKPAQLGNLDEVLELCTLDPRVVPAVDFAHLHAAGQGALKTVEDFAAVLDLVESRLGKEAVQKLHIHFSPIEFTRAGEKRHRTTLDDGYGPDFSLLARLIVERNLTPTIICESCDRQVEDALVFKALYEQIKEKAGD from the coding sequence ATGGGCATACGTTTCGGGCCGGCGGGAAATCCGCCGTCCTTTCAGGCCCAGGGGTATAAAAGTTCCCTGGACATGCCCGCGTGGTTAAGGGCGCAGGGTCTTAATGCCTACGAATATCAGTGTGTGCGGGGAGTGCATATTGGAGAAACTACGGCCCGGAAACTTGGAGAAGTGGCCCGGGAAAATGGGGTTTTCTTAAGCATTCATGCCCCCTATTACATCACTTTGGGGACTACTGACCCCGTTTTCAGGGAAAAAACAAAGATGCATTTGCTGAAATCCATACAGGCCGCCCGGTGGATGGGGGCTTCGCCGGTGGTCTTTCACCCGGGTACGGGAGGTGGAAAGGACCGGGTCGGCGCCATGGCCAGGGCCAGGGAGCTATTGCTGGAGATTCTGGCGGTAGCAGAGGACATGGGATTGGGGAATATCCGGGTGGCGCCGGAAACGGCGGGTAAACCGGCCCAACTGGGTAATCTGGATGAGGTGCTGGAATTGTGTACCCTGGATCCCCGGGTGGTGCCGGCCGTGGACTTTGCCCATTTACATGCGGCTGGCCAGGGGGCATTGAAAACGGTGGAGGATTTTGCAGCCGTTTTAGATCTGGTTGAAAGCCGGTTGGGCAAAGAGGCGGTTCAGAAACTGCATATTCATTTCAGTCCCATTGAATTCACCAGAGCAGGGGAAAAGAGACACCGCACCACATTGGATGATGGTTATGGTCCTGATTTCAGCCTTTTGGCCCGGCTGATTGTGGAAAGAAACCTCACCCCCACCATTATCTGCGAATCCTGTGATCGCCAGGTTGAAGACGCCCTCGTCTTTAAAGCACTTTACGAGCAGATAAAAGAAAAGGCAGGGGATTGA
- a CDS encoding ABC transporter substrate-binding protein: protein MVKRLIFFLTLFLCLWFFYIKGLVAVVPTSWLKEKQDFLVYLQENDARTLDPTRADDLASARVLANIYEGLVRLRTGTEVEPCLATRWEVSRDGRQWTFYLRPNVTFHDGTPFNAEAVKFNVERLLNQQNRYTYATFTYGMVQSVEVIDSLTVRFNLKYPYAPFLYNLAMPVAAPMVSPQAVQQYKEEFWKHPAGTGPFVFQQWKPNNEITLVANPRYWGVKPSISGVIFRTVPDPNMRIKLLLSGSAQISEGIPPQEMMALKNKGFRVINTPGLDISYLGFFTNKGPFRDVALRRVARQACDPQALAELLFPGQTITAGGPLPPGTLGYEQTPEPLRPEPERARRELIAAGYTPGLQITLLVYANSRPYNPAGGERLGRALAEQLERAGFSCSIKAYPWDEFKKALFRQEGDAFIYGWTSDNGDPDNFLYTLFSSEQIACGLNTTRYRNPQVDTLLITAQQTLDSSLRAQIYRDVLQRIREDAPMVFLHHSLHTLVMADNVQGVITRPQGIPYLGNVQICK, encoded by the coding sequence ATGGTCAAGCGGCTCATTTTTTTCCTAACCCTCTTTTTGTGTCTGTGGTTTTTTTACATAAAAGGATTGGTGGCGGTCGTACCCACATCCTGGCTAAAGGAAAAACAGGACTTTTTAGTTTACCTGCAGGAAAACGATGCCCGTACCCTTGACCCTACCCGGGCTGACGACCTGGCTTCCGCCCGCGTACTGGCCAATATCTACGAGGGGTTGGTACGGCTCAGGACGGGTACGGAAGTAGAACCCTGCCTGGCCACCCGCTGGGAAGTTTCCCGGGATGGGCGGCAGTGGACTTTCTATCTCAGGCCAAACGTAACCTTTCACGACGGTACTCCTTTTAATGCTGAGGCGGTGAAGTTTAACGTCGAGAGATTGCTAAATCAACAAAATCGCTATACCTACGCCACTTTTACTTACGGGATGGTCCAATCTGTAGAAGTAATAGACTCGTTAACTGTACGCTTTAATTTAAAATACCCTTACGCTCCTTTTCTTTATAACCTGGCCATGCCTGTAGCCGCCCCGATGGTCAGTCCCCAGGCGGTACAACAGTACAAAGAGGAATTCTGGAAACACCCTGCCGGAACGGGACCTTTTGTCTTTCAACAGTGGAAACCAAATAACGAAATAACTCTTGTAGCCAACCCCCGCTATTGGGGAGTTAAGCCGTCCATATCAGGAGTTATTTTCCGCACTGTTCCCGACCCGAACATGAGAATAAAACTCCTTTTATCTGGAAGCGCCCAGATCAGTGAAGGCATTCCTCCGCAAGAAATGATGGCCTTAAAAAATAAGGGGTTCCGGGTGATCAATACACCAGGTCTTGACATCAGCTACCTGGGCTTTTTTACAAATAAAGGTCCATTTCGTGACGTTGCGCTGCGCCGGGTGGCCCGGCAGGCCTGTGACCCTCAAGCACTGGCAGAATTATTATTCCCCGGGCAAACAATCACGGCTGGAGGCCCCCTACCCCCTGGAACCCTGGGTTATGAACAAACTCCCGAACCATTGCGACCAGAACCCGAAAGGGCTCGCCGGGAATTAATTGCTGCCGGCTACACCCCCGGGTTACAAATTACCCTTTTGGTTTATGCCAACTCCCGTCCCTACAACCCCGCGGGGGGAGAAAGGCTGGGCCGGGCCCTGGCCGAACAACTGGAAAGGGCCGGTTTTTCCTGTTCCATTAAGGCTTACCCCTGGGACGAATTTAAAAAAGCACTCTTCCGACAGGAAGGAGACGCCTTTATTTATGGATGGACGAGCGATAACGGTGATCCGGACAATTTCCTTTATACGCTCTTTTCCTCAGAACAAATTGCCTGCGGTCTTAATACCACCCGTTACCGTAATCCCCAGGTAGATACCCTGCTCATCACCGCTCAACAAACACTGGACAGCAGTCTTCGGGCACAGATCTACCGGGATGTTCTCCAGCGCATCCGGGAGGATGCACCTATGGTATTTCTCCACCATAGTTTACACACCCTGGTTATGGCTGATAATGTTCAAGGAGTAATTACACGCCCCCAGGGGATACCTTATTTAGGTAATGTACAAATATGCAAATAA
- a CDS encoding YlcI/YnfO family protein: MDNTRMVHIRLPKSIVAQMEKLLELLGISRNEFIVQAVAEKVAREMRLRGLRETRGVLGPEDAPEWAEIPAADWVRKVRREEGEPPVWAT, translated from the coding sequence ATGGATAACACTCGTATGGTACATATTAGGTTGCCCAAAAGCATCGTCGCGCAAATGGAAAAACTCCTTGAGCTCCTGGGTATAAGCCGCAATGAGTTCATTGTTCAGGCGGTCGCGGAAAAAGTGGCCCGTGAAATGCGGCTCCGGGGGCTGAGAGAAACCCGTGGAGTGCTCGGACCGGAGGACGCTCCGGAATGGGCGGAAATTCCAGCAGCGGACTGGGTCCGGAAGGTGCGCAGGGAGGAGGGTGAACCGCCGGTATGGGCTACCTGA